From BD1-7 clade bacterium, one genomic window encodes:
- the tyrS gene encoding Tyrosine--tRNA ligase yields MVSASAFLDDLEKRGLIQQQTGDGELVKHLDEPRSVYCGFDPTADSLHIGSLVPLLMLRRFQDAGHTPIALVGGATGLIGDPSFKAQERQLNTADTVANWVDCLKKQVSQFVDFDGDQAAQLVNNLDWVGGMDALSFLRDVGKHFSVNSMIQKESVKQRLDREGEGISFTEFTYMLLQSFDFAELYDKHQCTVQIGGSDQWGNITGGIDLTRRMYRGQTFGLTMPLVTKSDGTKFGKTESGTIWLDPAKTSPYAFYQFWLNTADADAYKFLKYFTFLSVDAIDTIEAEDNAAQGRPQAQRILAEEVTRLVHGEDGLLAAQRITEALFSGNEEGLSEGDYAQLQLDGLPSAALEVAGLADVSIVQLLTDAGMANSGKQVKDALGRNAVLVNGQTLGLDDNMRTVDIFTQENARFGRYYLVKLGKKKYQLFYRD; encoded by the coding sequence ATGGTATCTGCGAGCGCATTTTTGGATGACCTTGAAAAGCGTGGTTTGATTCAACAGCAAACCGGCGATGGCGAACTGGTAAAACACCTGGACGAGCCAAGATCTGTCTATTGTGGCTTTGATCCGACGGCAGACAGCTTGCATATTGGATCATTGGTTCCTTTATTGATGTTGCGCCGTTTCCAAGATGCCGGCCATACGCCCATTGCGCTGGTTGGCGGAGCCACCGGGTTAATTGGTGATCCTAGCTTTAAAGCCCAGGAGCGTCAGCTAAACACGGCGGATACTGTGGCAAACTGGGTCGATTGTTTGAAAAAACAAGTCAGCCAATTTGTCGATTTTGATGGTGATCAAGCGGCACAACTGGTGAACAACCTTGATTGGGTTGGCGGAATGGATGCGCTGAGCTTCTTACGTGACGTTGGTAAGCACTTCTCTGTTAACAGCATGATCCAGAAAGAATCGGTAAAACAGCGTCTTGACCGTGAAGGCGAGGGTATCTCTTTTACTGAATTTACCTACATGCTGCTGCAATCGTTCGATTTTGCTGAGCTTTACGACAAACACCAATGCACGGTGCAAATCGGTGGTTCTGACCAATGGGGTAATATTACTGGCGGTATTGATCTGACGCGTCGTATGTATCGCGGTCAGACATTTGGTTTAACCATGCCTCTGGTCACCAAATCAGACGGCACCAAATTTGGTAAAACCGAATCCGGCACCATTTGGCTAGATCCTGCAAAAACATCACCTTACGCTTTCTATCAATTTTGGTTGAATACAGCCGATGCCGATGCTTACAAATTCTTGAAGTACTTTACTTTCTTGTCAGTTGACGCAATCGATACGATTGAGGCGGAAGACAATGCTGCCCAAGGGCGTCCGCAAGCACAGAGAATTTTAGCCGAAGAGGTGACTCGTCTGGTGCATGGTGAGGATGGATTGCTCGCCGCTCAACGTATCACTGAAGCGCTGTTTTCTGGTAACGAAGAAGGGCTGTCTGAAGGCGACTATGCGCAGCTGCAGCTTGATGGTTTGCCATCTGCAGCTCTCGAAGTAGCCGGTTTGGCGGACGTGTCTATCGTTCAGTTGCTGACCGATGCAGGCATGGCGAATTCAGGCAAACAAGTAAAAGATGCGTTAGGCCGAAATGCGGTACTGGTTAATGGCCAGACGTTAGGGCTGGACGACAACATGCGCACCGTGGATATTTTCACCCAAGAGAATGCGCGATTTGGGCGATATTACTTAGTGAAGCTGGGTAAGAAAAAGTACCAGTTGTTCTATCGCGATTGA
- the mepM_1 gene encoding Murein DD-endopeptidase MepM — MRYLSHIKNKLNLFPKAHLIIFCALSGVLLVSQLLMQDSPKKRVSIPVPISIEKIEKEVIVVRAAKDATYHWKEETVRSGDSLARIFKRVGLSPGELHRIMASDKGTSALLKIHPGHKIRFGFDENNTLALLRYEPSLLEYYEVTRHDADGAESTEAQTSIPVYHFEHIVKQPEIRLRYLSAEVTSSLFLAAQKADISQGLTMSIANILGGVVDFALDVRPGDTFDVLYEEKYLDNQKIGNGNILATSYTNQGEVFTAFRYEMEDGATGFFSEDGISMRKPFLRAPLDFTRISSNFNLRRKHPIHKKIRAHRGTDYVAPRGTPIFSAGDGRVLRSGYSRANGNYVFIRHGEKYTTKYLHLDKRYVKTGQRVKQRDVIGTLGSTGYSTGPHLHYEFLVNGVHRNPRTVFKKLPTADPVPKKEQARFNEQIKYLKMHYENLQVATNNSVE, encoded by the coding sequence ATGCGTTACTTGAGCCATATAAAAAATAAACTCAACTTGTTTCCCAAAGCCCATCTGATCATATTCTGCGCACTGAGCGGAGTGCTATTGGTCAGCCAGCTATTGATGCAGGACAGCCCCAAAAAGCGGGTGAGCATTCCCGTGCCCATCTCAATTGAAAAAATCGAGAAAGAAGTGATTGTCGTTCGTGCCGCTAAAGATGCCACATACCACTGGAAAGAAGAAACCGTGCGATCGGGTGACAGCCTTGCCCGCATTTTTAAACGTGTCGGCCTCAGTCCCGGTGAGCTGCATCGCATCATGGCCAGCGACAAAGGCACCAGCGCGCTGTTGAAAATTCACCCTGGCCACAAAATCCGTTTTGGATTCGATGAAAACAACACTCTGGCTCTGCTGCGATATGAGCCGTCATTGCTTGAATATTACGAGGTTACCCGACACGACGCTGACGGAGCCGAGAGCACAGAAGCGCAGACCTCAATCCCCGTTTACCACTTTGAACACATCGTCAAACAACCAGAAATCCGACTGCGATACCTCTCTGCAGAGGTCACCAGTTCACTGTTTTTAGCCGCACAAAAAGCCGACATATCGCAAGGGCTCACGATGTCGATCGCCAACATCCTTGGCGGTGTTGTTGATTTTGCGTTGGATGTTCGCCCTGGCGATACTTTCGACGTGTTGTATGAAGAAAAGTACCTCGATAATCAGAAGATTGGCAACGGTAATATTCTGGCGACCAGTTACACCAACCAAGGTGAGGTTTTCACCGCCTTTCGCTATGAGATGGAAGACGGTGCAACCGGTTTCTTCAGTGAAGACGGCATCAGTATGCGCAAACCCTTTTTACGCGCACCGCTGGATTTCACCCGCATTTCGTCCAACTTCAACCTGCGCCGCAAACACCCGATTCATAAAAAAATCCGTGCGCATCGCGGCACTGACTATGTTGCACCACGCGGAACGCCGATTTTCTCCGCCGGTGACGGCCGTGTTTTACGATCCGGCTACAGCCGCGCCAATGGCAACTATGTATTTATCCGCCATGGTGAAAAATACACCACCAAGTACCTACACCTAGACAAACGCTACGTAAAAACTGGCCAGCGCGTGAAACAACGCGATGTGATCGGCACACTGGGCTCTACCGGCTACTCCACCGGCCCTCATTTACATTACGAATTCCTGGTAAACGGCGTTCATAGAAATCCTCGGACCGTATTCAAAAAACTACCTACGGCCGACCCGGTACCGAAAAAAGAACAGGCTCGCTTCAATGAGCAAATCAAGTATCTCAAGATGCACTATGAGAACTTGCAGGTTGCGACCAATAATTCAGTAGAATGA
- the anmK gene encoding Anhydro-N-acetylmuramic acid kinase: MENSRDLYVGLMSGTSVDAVDAVLMGLGDNCRLMAKHSHPIDPALKAEILALNAGCDDELNRSQRLCRQLGNLFADATLALLSKAKVEPSDVRAIGSHGQTLRHAPDGHDGFTLQVGDPNTIAERTGITVVADFRRKDIAAGGQGAPLVPAFHQKAFGDNNERRGIINIGGMANITLLHPEHGPVAGFDTGPGNVLLDAWCERHQRQCCDKQGAWAASGQVIIPLLEAMLADPYFQRPAPKSCGRERFNLDWLEQFDVAQYDPADVQASLSELTARTITDAIHGQCDHIYLCGGGAFNDDLLARIQRLAGVPVDTTDALGVAPDWLEAMAFAWFANQTLNACQTNVPKATGARGNRILGAIFPAG; encoded by the coding sequence ATGGAAAATAGCCGCGATTTGTATGTCGGCCTAATGTCAGGCACGAGTGTGGATGCCGTAGATGCCGTGCTTATGGGGTTGGGCGATAACTGCCGACTCATGGCAAAACATTCACACCCTATCGACCCTGCATTAAAGGCAGAGATTCTTGCACTCAATGCAGGTTGCGATGACGAGCTTAATCGAAGCCAACGCCTTTGTCGGCAACTCGGCAATTTGTTCGCCGACGCAACGTTAGCACTATTGAGCAAGGCTAAGGTTGAGCCGAGTGACGTTCGAGCGATTGGTAGCCATGGCCAAACGCTGCGTCACGCTCCGGATGGCCATGATGGTTTCACCCTACAAGTTGGCGACCCCAATACCATTGCAGAACGCACCGGCATCACCGTAGTCGCTGATTTTCGTCGCAAAGATATTGCCGCGGGCGGCCAAGGCGCGCCGCTGGTACCTGCGTTTCACCAAAAAGCGTTTGGCGATAACAACGAACGTCGCGGTATTATCAATATCGGAGGCATGGCCAACATCACGTTATTGCACCCCGAACACGGCCCTGTCGCAGGTTTTGATACCGGCCCGGGTAATGTACTTTTGGATGCTTGGTGCGAACGTCATCAACGCCAATGCTGCGACAAACAAGGCGCTTGGGCGGCATCCGGCCAGGTTATAATACCGCTACTTGAGGCGATGCTTGCAGATCCATATTTTCAGCGCCCGGCCCCTAAATCATGCGGTCGAGAGAGGTTTAACCTAGATTGGCTTGAGCAGTTTGATGTGGCGCAATATGACCCTGCAGATGTGCAGGCTAGCTTGTCTGAACTGACGGCAAGAACCATTACCGATGCGATCCATGGCCAATGTGACCATATTTACTTGTGCGGCGGCGGCGCCTTCAACGATGACCTTCTCGCACGGATTCAGCGCCTCGCGGGTGTCCCGGTTGATACAACGGATGCATTAGGCGTTGCACCCGATTGGCTGGAAGCAATGGCGTTTGCGTGGTTTGCTAATCAAACGCTCAATGCCTGTCAGACCAACGTGCCCAAGGCCACTGGCGCTCGCGGCAACCGTATTCTTGGGGCTATTTTCCCGGCCGGTTAA
- the erpA gene encoding Iron-sulfur cluster insertion protein ErpA, which yields MSVAETFEPSPLTFSAKAASKVRELIDDEGNQDLKLRVFVTGGGCSGFQYGFTFDELVGDDDALIEKDGVTLLVDSLSYQYLVGGAVDYTEGLEGSKFIVENPNAETTCGCGSSFSI from the coding sequence ATGTCTGTTGCTGAAACCTTTGAACCCAGTCCTTTGACGTTTTCTGCCAAAGCGGCATCCAAGGTTCGTGAGTTGATTGATGATGAAGGCAATCAGGATTTGAAATTGCGGGTATTCGTTACCGGTGGTGGCTGTTCTGGCTTTCAATACGGTTTTACGTTCGACGAACTGGTGGGTGATGACGACGCCTTGATTGAAAAAGATGGCGTAACCTTGCTGGTTGATTCGCTGAGCTATCAATATCTCGTTGGTGGTGCTGTGGATTACACCGAAGGTCTTGAAGGCTCCAAATTTATTGTTGAAAACCCCAATGCTGAAACTACCTGTGGTTGTGGGTCTTCGTTCTCAATTTGA
- the argC gene encoding N-acetyl-gamma-glutamyl-phosphate reductase, translated as MIRAAIVGGTGYTGVELLRLLANHPQVDLAVITSRSEAGMPVADMFPSLRGRVDLCFTEPDTKTLAACDVVFFATPHAVAMKSMDELLQHDVRVVDLSADFRVKDIPLWESWYGCTHESPHWVDKAVYGLPEINREAMRTAQLVAAPGCYPTAVQLGYLPLLETGIINPSDLIANCASGVSGAGKAAKVTSLYAECNEDFKAYGVSGHRHLPEIEQGLSGMTSEDVNLTFVPHLIPMTRGIHATLYATLTVDPSYDLQALFEQRYADEPYVDVLPAGSVPQTRTVRGSNYCRIAVERPQGRDKVVVMTAIDNLVKGASGQAIQAMNIMFGLDECAGLNVVPLSP; from the coding sequence ATGATTCGCGCAGCAATTGTTGGCGGTACCGGGTATACCGGTGTTGAACTGCTTCGTCTTTTGGCTAACCACCCGCAGGTTGATTTGGCGGTAATCACCTCGCGAAGTGAGGCGGGTATGCCGGTGGCCGACATGTTCCCAAGCTTGCGAGGACGTGTTGATCTGTGTTTTACCGAACCCGATACCAAGACACTGGCGGCCTGCGATGTCGTGTTTTTTGCAACGCCGCACGCCGTGGCTATGAAAAGCATGGATGAATTGTTACAGCACGATGTACGTGTGGTTGATTTGTCGGCTGACTTCCGTGTTAAAGATATCCCATTATGGGAAAGCTGGTACGGTTGCACACACGAGTCACCGCACTGGGTTGATAAAGCCGTTTATGGCTTGCCCGAAATCAACCGAGAAGCGATGCGCACAGCACAGTTGGTCGCCGCTCCAGGTTGTTATCCAACGGCGGTGCAGCTGGGCTATTTGCCTTTGCTTGAAACAGGCATTATTAACCCAAGTGATTTGATCGCAAACTGTGCATCAGGTGTTAGTGGCGCGGGTAAAGCTGCTAAGGTCACCAGCTTGTACGCCGAGTGTAATGAAGATTTCAAAGCCTACGGTGTGTCAGGGCACAGACATTTACCTGAGATTGAGCAAGGTCTGAGCGGGATGACATCAGAGGACGTTAACCTGACGTTTGTTCCTCATTTGATTCCTATGACGCGTGGTATCCATGCAACCTTGTATGCAACGTTAACCGTTGATCCAAGTTACGATTTACAAGCGTTGTTTGAACAGCGGTATGCTGACGAACCCTATGTTGATGTGTTGCCGGCGGGGAGTGTTCCGCAAACACGAACGGTACGTGGTTCAAATTATTGCCGTATCGCCGTTGAGCGTCCGCAAGGCCGTGATAAAGTGGTGGTAATGACGGCCATTGATAACTTGGTGAAAGGCGCATCTGGTCAGGCGATTCAAGCGATGAATATCATGTTCGGTTTGGATGAATGTGCCGGGTTGAATGTCGTACCTCTATCGCCATAG
- the clcA gene encoding H(+)/Cl(-) exchange transporter ClcA has protein sequence MPKPAPRYSRSLAAALRTFRQRLADERALLPLSLMGIVTGFVTGMVIQAFRFLVEWPAFLWFASGHEAFEQLEPLHRTALAVYGALSLGLFLQFVIKKVPSMGVAHVLQRVNEYHGRLPLRPAVMQFLLGGWCIMTGQSSGREGPAVHLGAAASSLLGQYWKLPSNSIRVLAGCGTAAAIAASFNTPIAGVIFAMEVVLMDYTIAGFIPIMLSAITGTVISHWVYGSAPAFAPPILEAHSLFELPVFIGLGLILGCAAATFCAIHKQCLRLDKIPLWLRFTIAGTVTGGLGYFYPQIMGIGYDTVNLALDNKLTLAVLLSVGFAKLIASATASGMGLPIGIIGPSLVCGACLGGAIGFIINYWQPATVANDSLYVMIGMGAMMGATMNAPLAALTALLELTNTPDIILPAMIAIVVANLVSTQVFHQQPPHLATLARSGKDSNLSVFALALQRVGISSLMQSNVTHCARQLLPTALDALIHEKRRWIVVESAGRPPVLLNGTQLAKGYHEMIDNDDEPQPDEDKPLDLLTIPGEQLKISSIDYQASALEAWQQMESDNVDALLISSTFDSYAPAISGIITRHDIETYYHRPRHF, from the coding sequence ATGCCCAAACCCGCCCCGCGCTATTCTAGATCCCTGGCCGCTGCCCTGCGCACATTTCGCCAGCGACTAGCCGATGAAAGAGCACTCCTGCCTTTATCCTTGATGGGCATTGTGACTGGTTTTGTGACCGGCATGGTGATTCAGGCGTTCCGCTTTTTAGTCGAATGGCCGGCTTTTTTGTGGTTTGCATCCGGGCACGAAGCGTTTGAGCAACTGGAACCTCTGCACCGAACGGCATTGGCTGTTTACGGAGCGCTGAGCCTCGGGCTGTTTTTGCAGTTTGTGATCAAGAAAGTGCCGTCAATGGGCGTCGCCCACGTTCTTCAGCGAGTCAATGAATATCACGGCCGCCTTCCTTTAAGGCCTGCTGTCATGCAATTTTTACTCGGCGGCTGGTGCATCATGACCGGACAAAGCTCAGGNCGTGAGGGCCCTGCAGTTCACCTAGGCGCTGCCGCATCCAGCTTACTGGGTCAATATTGGAAGCTACCGTCCAACAGCATCCGAGTGCTTGCTGGCTGTGGCACCGCCGCAGCCATTGCGGCATCGTTCAATACCCCTATCGCCGGTGTCATTTTTGCGATGGAGGTGGTGTTAATGGATTACACCATTGCCGGTTTTATCCCGATCATGTTGTCTGCCATCACAGGTACGGTCATCTCTCATTGGGTTTACGGCTCGGCTCCGGCGTTTGCACCACCTATTTTAGAAGCGCACTCGTTGTTTGAATTACCGGTATTTATCGGGTTAGGGCTGATTCTTGGATGTGCTGCCGCCACCTTCTGCGCGATCCACAAACAATGCCTGCGTTTGGATAAAATCCCTTTGTGGCTGCGCTTTACCATTGCAGGTACCGTCACCGGTGGACTCGGGTATTTCTACCCACAGATCATGGGCATTGGTTATGACACGGTTAATCTGGCGTTGGACAACAAGCTTACGTTGGCCGTTTTGCTGAGTGTCGGGTTTGCCAAGCTAATCGCATCAGCCACCGCCAGCGGCATGGGATTACCGATCGGTATTATTGGCCCGTCACTCGTTTGTGGGGCCTGTTTAGGAGGCGCAATTGGCTTCATCATTAATTACTGGCAACCGGCGACCGTTGCCAACGACAGCTTGTACGTCATGATCGGTATGGGGGCCATGATGGGCGCTACTATGAACGCACCACTGGCCGCGTTAACAGCGTTGCTCGAGCTAACCAACACACCGGATATTATCTTGCCAGCGATGATTGCCATCGTTGTTGCTAACCTCGTCAGCACGCAGGTTTTCCATCAACAACCCCCTCATCTGGCAACGCTAGCCCGCAGCGGCAAAGATTCTAATCTATCCGTATTTGCATTGGCACTACAACGGGTAGGTATTTCGAGCCTGATGCAATCCAACGTAACCCATTGTGCAAGGCAGTTATTACCGACAGCATTGGACGCTTTGATTCACGAAAAACGCCGATGGATCGTTGTCGAATCTGCCGGCCGCCCTCCGGTCTTACTCAACGGTACTCAACTCGCCAAAGGTTATCACGAGATGATCGACAACGATGACGAACCGCAACCCGATGAAGACAAACCATTGGATCTATTGACGATCCCCGGCGAACAATTGAAAATCTCGTCCATTGACTATCAGGCGTCGGCGTTGGAAGCCTGGCAACAAATGGAATCCGATAACGTTGATGCCCTGCTGATATCCAGCACATTTGATAGCTACGCCCCGGCAATTTCAGGTATCATTACCCGCCACGATATTGAAACCTATTACCACCGGCCGCGGCATTTCTAA
- the hemL gene encoding Glutamate-1-semialdehyde 2,1-aminomutase, with product MTHSSELFQRAQLSIPGGVNSPVRAFNGVGGDPIFFTRGEGAFLFDADDNRYIDYVASWGPMITGHSNPEIIAAVEKQLKNGLSFGAPTEIEIDVAEKVKAIMPSIDLVRMVSSGTEATMSAIRLARGYTGRDKIVKFEGCYHGHSDSLLVKAGSGALTMGEPTSPGVPEALARETITLTFNDLDSVTAAFDEVGEQIACIIVEPVAGNMNCIPPEPGFLEGLRTICDNYGTVLIFDEVMTGFRVSLGGAQAHFGVQPDLTTLGKIIGGGMPVGAFGGKREIMECIAPLGAVYQAGTLSGNPIAMAAGLTMLNQLSQPGFYDNLTQLASRLMSGFETAAADAGIELTTNQAGAMFGYFFSKEENISRFNQVSQCNIDRFKRFYHLMLDRGVYLAPSAYEAGFVSSAHNEDLIDQTIEAAASAFKEL from the coding sequence ATGACCCACTCTTCTGAGCTTTTTCAACGCGCCCAGTTATCGATTCCTGGTGGCGTTAACTCCCCCGTGAGAGCGTTCAACGGCGTCGGTGGTGATCCGATATTCTTCACTCGCGGAGAAGGCGCTTTTCTGTTTGATGCCGATGACAATCGTTATATTGATTACGTCGCCTCCTGGGGCCCGATGATTACCGGCCATAGCAACCCTGAAATTATCGCCGCCGTCGAAAAACAATTGAAAAATGGCCTGAGTTTTGGCGCCCCCACCGAAATCGAAATCGATGTCGCCGAGAAGGTCAAAGCCATCATGCCCAGCATTGATCTGGTGCGTATGGTGAGTTCCGGCACAGAAGCCACCATGAGCGCCATCCGCCTGGCACGCGGCTACACCGGTCGCGACAAAATTGTAAAATTCGAAGGCTGCTATCACGGCCATTCGGATTCACTACTAGTAAAAGCTGGTTCTGGTGCTCTGACCATGGGAGAACCGACATCTCCCGGCGTTCCCGAAGCGCTCGCGCGTGAAACAATTACCCTGACGTTTAACGATCTGGATTCCGTTACTGCCGCTTTTGACGAAGTTGGCGAACAGATCGCCTGCATCATCGTTGAACCCGTTGCAGGCAACATGAACTGCATCCCTCCAGAGCCTGGCTTTCTTGAAGGCTTGCGAACAATTTGCGACAACTACGGTACCGTATTGATCTTTGATGAGGTAATGACAGGGTTCCGCGTTTCACTGGGCGGTGCCCAAGCGCATTTTGGGGTACAGCCAGACCTCACGACATTGGGTAAGATTATTGGCGGCGGCATGCCTGTTGGCGCCTTTGGCGGCAAACGCGAAATCATGGAATGCATCGCACCGCTAGGGGCGGTGTATCAGGCAGGCACACTTTCAGGCAATCCCATTGCCATGGCCGCAGGCCTGACCATGTTAAACCAACTTAGCCAGCCGGGTTTTTACGACAATCTGACACAGCTCGCCAGCCGTTTGATGTCCGGCTTCGAAACCGCTGCGGCAGATGCCGGCATTGAACTCACGACGAATCAAGCCGGCGCGATGTTTGGTTACTTTTTCTCCAAAGAAGAGAATATTTCACGCTTTAATCAGGTGAGTCAGTGTAATATTGATCGCTTCAAGCGTTTCTATCATCTGATGCTGGATCGCGGCGTGTATTTGGCACCGTCTGCTTATGAAGCCGGGTTTGTTTCAAGTGCCCATAATGAAGATTTGATTGACCAAACCATTGAGGCCGCTGCATCGGCATTTAAGGAACTCTAA
- the nudL gene encoding putative Nudix hydrolase NudL, which produces MDSLAALKTRLQDTDTSVGRKKWYRSLSQRAAVCLIAAEKPQLGLSLLMIQRATVDGDPWSGQMAFPGGKQDLDDPHITATALREADEELAIQSTHLARIGRLSDILARPYRRMKRPMVVTPLVFESVSEFEYSANHEVADALWVPLSLFNDKNRTSLTWHKHGIDIQLPCYHYQDKTIWGLSLMMIDELKKTLAT; this is translated from the coding sequence GTGGATTCTTTGGCGGCACTGAAAACTCGGCTGCAAGATACCGATACGTCAGTTGGGCGTAAAAAATGGTATCGGAGCCTGAGTCAGCGTGCTGCTGTGTGTTTGATTGCGGCTGAAAAGCCGCAGTTGGGTTTATCGTTGTTGATGATTCAGCGAGCTACGGTAGACGGTGACCCTTGGTCGGGGCAGATGGCATTTCCCGGTGGAAAACAGGATCTTGATGATCCGCATATTACTGCAACGGCATTGCGTGAAGCCGATGAAGAGCTCGCGATTCAGTCGACGCATCTCGCGCGTATAGGGCGTCTATCAGACATACTGGCGCGGCCTTATCGACGCATGAAGCGCCCGATGGTGGTTACGCCGTTGGTGTTTGAGTCGGTGTCTGAGTTTGAGTATTCTGCCAACCATGAGGTGGCTGATGCGCTTTGGGTGCCATTGAGTTTGTTTAATGATAAAAACCGGACAAGCCTCACTTGGCATAAACATGGCATTGATATTCAGCTGCCTTGTTATCACTACCAAGACAAAACCATTTGGGGGCTGTCGCTGATGATGATTGACGAGCTTAAAAAGACCTTGGCTACGTAA